A genomic stretch from Pseudomonadota bacterium includes:
- a CDS encoding B12-binding domain-containing radical SAM protein, with the protein MKIVLVNPPLHRMVLANAPTFVEDERGIYPPIGLLSIAAYLRERGPSGIEVLVLDTVLENYTDEQIEAWLRREAPDVVGVQTLTFTLLDALAVVKLVKKTLPTAITVLGGRHCDIYPVETLSQPGVDFVVMGEGEETMTRLIEHLREPDILESVSGLVFKRGDRVVRNPSQMLSNLDDLPFPARELTAWKDYRYLLAKKSIFTTLITSRGCPYSCVFCDEGHQRFRSVSASKVVEEIQDCKLRLGIDHFFIFDSTFTIDRQRVLDICRLLVERKVDITFDVRSRVNLVDQEMLRALRRAGCVRIQYGVESGNDKVLEAISKRITVDLVRDVVKETRAHGFEILCDFMIGLPGETQQEVEDTIRLSLELPIDYAQFAITVPYPNTKLYELGIARGLFDDYWEEFSRNPSSDFQPKFWDERLSGEQLIAMMMNAYERFYFRPRFLIRQLYNIKSTSELYRKAKAGMNLMVRSITRRLGNGQNSLSD; encoded by the coding sequence TTGAAGATAGTTCTTGTTAACCCTCCACTGCACCGAATGGTTTTGGCGAATGCTCCGACCTTTGTCGAGGATGAGCGGGGCATTTACCCTCCCATAGGGCTTCTCTCTATCGCCGCTTATTTACGCGAGCGAGGGCCTTCGGGTATAGAAGTTCTTGTACTCGACACTGTTCTGGAAAATTACACAGACGAGCAAATTGAGGCATGGTTGCGGCGAGAAGCACCTGACGTGGTCGGTGTGCAGACCTTGACTTTCACCCTTCTCGACGCACTTGCTGTTGTGAAACTCGTTAAAAAAACACTGCCCACCGCCATCACCGTCCTCGGCGGGCGCCATTGCGATATCTACCCTGTTGAGACTCTCTCCCAGCCGGGTGTCGACTTCGTTGTCATGGGTGAAGGCGAAGAAACTATGACTCGGCTCATAGAGCATTTGAGGGAGCCAGATATACTGGAAAGTGTGTCAGGGCTTGTTTTTAAGAGAGGAGACCGTGTGGTGCGGAATCCCTCTCAGATGCTCTCGAATCTTGATGATCTGCCATTTCCGGCACGGGAACTCACCGCTTGGAAAGACTATCGATACCTGCTTGCCAAAAAATCTATTTTCACCACATTGATCACGAGCCGTGGCTGTCCTTACAGTTGTGTTTTCTGCGATGAAGGGCACCAACGATTCCGATCGGTCTCTGCTTCAAAAGTAGTAGAAGAAATACAGGACTGCAAACTACGACTCGGTATTGATCATTTTTTCATATTCGATTCCACCTTTACTATCGATCGCCAGCGTGTTCTCGATATTTGTCGGCTGTTGGTTGAACGGAAGGTGGATATCACCTTTGACGTGCGGAGTCGAGTCAATCTTGTCGACCAAGAAATGCTCCGTGCTCTGAGAAGAGCTGGATGTGTTCGCATTCAGTATGGAGTAGAATCCGGTAACGATAAGGTCCTTGAGGCAATAAGCAAAAGAATCACCGTTGATTTGGTACGCGATGTTGTCAAGGAGACACGTGCACATGGTTTTGAAATACTCTGTGATTTTATGATTGGGTTACCCGGCGAGACGCAACAGGAGGTTGAGGATACGATACGCCTTTCTCTCGAACTTCCAATAGATTATGCGCAATTTGCCATTACCGTCCCTTATCCAAACACAAAACTTTATGAACTTGGAATAGCAAGAGGATTGTTTGACGACTATTGGGAAGAGTTCAGTCGCAACCCTTCCTCTGATTTTCAGCCTAAATTCTGGGATGAACGTTTATCAGGGGAGCAGCTTATAGCCATGATGATGAACGCTTATGAGCGGTTTTATTTTCGTCCAAGGTTCCTCATACGGCAACTGTACAACATAAAAAGTACTTCCGAACTATACCGAAAGGCAAAAGCTGGAATGAACTTAATGGTTAGATCTATAACTCGTCGATTGGGCAACGGCCAGAATTCTCTATCTGATTGA